The following proteins come from a genomic window of Nocardiopsis sp. YSL2:
- a CDS encoding cation acetate symporter, with product MIPTAPSTPKSLVSALEGQFGPAHAWTLALFALFVLVTLVISIRMRRTTRGAVDYFAGGRGFSSTQNGLALTGDYLSAASFLGIAGMIALQGYDGFLYSIGFLVAWLLVLPMAQLMRNTGRFTMADLPAFRMRRMRVRLACSVSTVTVCVFYLVAQMVGAGALVAVLLGLHDGGSFLGLGADQARTGAIILVGVLMIVYVMYGGMKAATWLQIIKAILLLTVTGLLTALVLSLFSFDPRALLGAAADASGHGPAFLEPGLRLGVEVPGDPVQTAFNKLDLISLGLALVLGTVALPHILIRFYTVPDGRAARTSVNRTIVMIGAFYLMTLALGFGAAALVGSERILAADASGNTAVPLLAEQVGRLAAGPVGGAVMLALVSAVALATILAVIASLTLASSSSIAHDVFGHILMWGRPRESQEVGVARFSACLVGAVAIVLAVQAQNQNVAFLVGLAFAIAAAANLPVIVLTMFWRRFNTRGVEWGVYGGLSATLVLMLFSPVVSGRIHPVTGESMSVLPAWIDIQLFPMENPALVAVPIGFVCAIVGSLLSPERDSARFTELRVRSLTGWGADQG from the coding sequence ATGATCCCCACGGCCCCCTCGACCCCGAAATCCCTCGTCAGCGCACTGGAGGGCCAGTTCGGCCCCGCGCACGCCTGGACGCTGGCGCTGTTCGCGCTCTTCGTCCTGGTGACCCTGGTCATCTCGATCCGCATGCGGCGCACCACACGCGGCGCGGTCGACTACTTCGCCGGCGGTCGCGGCTTCTCCAGCACACAGAACGGGCTGGCGCTGACCGGCGACTACCTCTCGGCCGCCTCGTTCCTGGGCATCGCGGGCATGATCGCCCTGCAGGGATACGACGGCTTCCTCTACTCCATCGGGTTCCTGGTCGCCTGGCTGCTCGTCCTGCCGATGGCCCAGCTGATGCGCAACACCGGCCGGTTCACCATGGCCGACCTGCCCGCCTTCCGGATGCGCCGGATGCGCGTCCGCCTGGCGTGCTCCGTCTCCACCGTCACGGTGTGCGTGTTCTACCTGGTCGCGCAGATGGTCGGCGCGGGCGCACTGGTCGCGGTCCTGCTCGGGCTGCACGACGGCGGCTCGTTCCTGGGCCTGGGCGCGGACCAGGCCCGCACCGGGGCGATCATCCTGGTGGGCGTCCTGATGATCGTCTACGTCATGTACGGCGGGATGAAGGCGGCCACGTGGCTGCAGATCATCAAGGCGATCCTGCTGCTGACCGTCACCGGGCTGCTGACCGCCCTGGTGCTGTCCCTGTTCTCCTTCGACCCGCGCGCGCTGCTCGGCGCGGCGGCCGACGCCAGCGGGCACGGCCCGGCGTTCCTGGAGCCCGGCCTGCGCCTGGGCGTGGAGGTGCCCGGCGACCCCGTCCAGACCGCCTTCAACAAGCTCGACCTCATCAGCCTGGGCCTGGCACTGGTGCTGGGAACGGTCGCCCTGCCGCACATCCTCATCCGCTTCTACACGGTCCCGGACGGCCGCGCGGCGCGCACGTCGGTCAACCGCACGATCGTGATGATCGGCGCCTTCTACCTCATGACGCTGGCGCTGGGCTTCGGAGCGGCGGCCCTGGTCGGGTCCGAGCGCATCCTGGCCGCCGACGCCTCGGGGAACACGGCCGTGCCCCTGCTCGCCGAGCAGGTGGGACGGCTGGCCGCCGGGCCGGTGGGCGGCGCGGTCATGCTGGCGCTGGTGTCGGCGGTGGCCCTGGCGACCATCCTGGCCGTCATCGCCAGCCTCACCCTGGCCTCGTCCTCCTCCATCGCGCACGACGTGTTCGGGCACATCCTCATGTGGGGGCGACCGCGCGAGTCGCAGGAGGTGGGCGTGGCGCGCTTCTCGGCCTGTCTGGTCGGGGCGGTCGCCATCGTGCTGGCGGTCCAGGCCCAGAACCAGAACGTCGCCTTCCTCGTCGGTCTGGCCTTCGCCATCGCCGCGGCGGCCAACCTGCCCGTCATCGTGCTCACCATGTTCTGGCGGCGCTTCAACACCCGCGGCGTGGAGTGGGGGGTCTACGGCGGGCTGTCGGCCACGCTGGTGCTGATGCTGTTCTCCCCGGTGGTGTCGGGCCGGATCCACCCGGTGACCGGGGAGAGCATGTCGGTGCTGCCCGCCTGGATCGACATCCAGCTGTTCCCGATGGAGAATCCGGCGCTGGTCGCGGTGCCGATCGGGTTCGTGTGCGCGATCGTCGGGAGCCTGCTCTCGCCGGAGCGCGACTCCGCCCGCTTCACCGAGCTGCGGGTGCGCTCCCTCACCGGTTGGGGAGCGGACCAGGGCTGA
- a CDS encoding DUF485 domain-containing protein: MVEYMEGTYRSRGGGPGEAAPGEVTWSDSVRRRERADAAYAWERLSVDPRFVKLRRRFALQVAVLVSLFLLSYLTYLLLSAYARDVMSYQVADSVNVALLLGIGQFLLTFVLAWAFGRFSARAIDPLAAEIRDRARNDGAITGRVSRR, encoded by the coding sequence GTGGTCGAGTATATGGAGGGAACCTACAGAAGCCGTGGCGGCGGCCCGGGGGAGGCCGCCCCCGGTGAGGTGACCTGGTCGGACTCGGTCCGGCGTCGGGAACGGGCCGACGCGGCCTACGCCTGGGAGCGCCTCTCGGTCGATCCGCGCTTCGTGAAACTGCGAAGGAGGTTCGCCCTCCAGGTCGCCGTTCTGGTGTCATTGTTCCTTTTGAGTTACCTCACCTACCTTCTGCTCTCCGCCTATGCGCGTGATGTGATGAGCTACCAGGTCGCCGATTCCGTCAACGTCGCCCTGCTCCTGGGAATCGGCCAGTTCCTGCTGACATTCGTGCTGGCGTGGGCGTTCGGCCGTTTCTCCGCGCGCGCCATCGACCCTCTGGCCGCGGAGATCCGCGACCGGGCCCGCAACGACGGCGCCATCACCGGGCGGGTGTCCCGGCGATGA
- a CDS encoding GNAT family N-acetyltransferase has translation MALWRIRTAVEDRPGGLAGVVDALAGCGGDIVGLSIHTDVSGVVDEFVVDIPGSHTEAVRVLSERCPAGTVTAVPAQRREVGDDVTRALLLTARLRAHPNRLPDALAELLRADDARWTNLTRAESADETAPGTTMLVPVGPLRGVLVARSSRPFTWTETSRADALVRSVMPSTGPVPTDRVVRTSQGQGLSLRQVREVDASALRDLHRRCSDETVRNRYMAGMRELSPHMLRVFCDAERGLTLAVRPQGREEPVALGHLMYTLDPGVGEIAFLVEDAWQGSGVGTALTRALTVIAADWGLAEVRAETTLANTGMLRIMRRFGASVQTQGGTYVHARLPVAEALQTGLGEQARRGGQVARLMSQG, from the coding sequence GTGGCTCTATGGCGGATCAGGACCGCGGTGGAGGACCGCCCCGGCGGTCTGGCGGGCGTGGTCGACGCCCTGGCGGGCTGTGGCGGCGACATCGTCGGCCTGTCCATCCACACGGACGTGTCGGGTGTCGTCGACGAGTTCGTGGTCGACATCCCCGGCAGTCACACCGAAGCCGTCCGGGTGCTGTCCGAGCGCTGCCCCGCCGGCACGGTGACCGCCGTTCCCGCCCAGAGGCGCGAGGTCGGAGACGACGTCACCCGGGCGCTGCTGCTCACCGCGCGGCTGCGCGCGCACCCCAACCGCCTGCCGGACGCGCTGGCGGAGCTGCTGCGGGCCGACGACGCCCGCTGGACCAACCTCACGCGGGCCGAGAGCGCGGACGAGACGGCGCCGGGCACCACGATGCTGGTGCCGGTCGGCCCCCTGCGCGGGGTCCTGGTCGCCCGTTCCTCGCGCCCCTTCACGTGGACCGAGACGAGCCGGGCCGATGCCCTGGTGCGCTCGGTCATGCCCTCCACGGGTCCGGTGCCCACCGACCGTGTCGTCCGCACATCCCAGGGGCAGGGGCTGTCCCTGCGCCAGGTGCGCGAGGTGGACGCGTCCGCCCTGCGCGACCTGCACCGCCGCTGCTCCGACGAGACCGTGCGCAACCGCTACATGGCGGGGATGCGCGAGCTGAGCCCGCACATGCTCCGGGTGTTCTGCGACGCCGAACGGGGGCTGACGCTGGCGGTGCGCCCGCAGGGCCGGGAGGAGCCGGTCGCCCTGGGCCACCTGATGTACACGCTCGACCCGGGCGTGGGCGAGATCGCCTTCCTGGTGGAGGACGCCTGGCAGGGGAGCGGGGTGGGGACGGCGCTGACCCGGGCGCTGACGGTGATCGCCGCGGACTGGGGCCTGGCCGAGGTCCGGGCCGAGACCACGCTGGCCAACACCGGGATGCTGAGGATCATGCGCCGCTTCGGCGCGTCCGTGCAGACGCAGGGCGGCACCTACGTGCACGCCCGGTTGCCGGTCGCCGAGGCGCTCCAGACGGGTCTGGGTGAGCAGGCGCGGCGGGGCGGGCAGGTCGCGCGCCTGATGAGCCAGGGCTGA
- the hutI gene encoding imidazolonepropionase has translation MSDLPSTILVDDIGTLVTNDPALGRGAVGEIENAALVVESGRIAWTGPSDRAPAADARIDAAGRCVLPGFVDSHSHIVFAGDRSREFAARMSGRPYSAGGIRTTVAATREASDAELLDGARRLVREAAAQGTTTLEVKSGYGLTVADEERSLAVAERVTDEVTFLGAHVVAPEYADDPQGYVDLVTGPMLEACAPHARWIDVFCERGAFDEEASRRVLTAGTARGLLPRVHGNQLGHGPGVRLAVELEAASVDHCTYLAPEDVDALAQAAKRTEPTVATLLPGVDFSTRQPYPDARALVDAGAVVALASDCNPGSCFTSSLAFCVAVAVRDMGLTPDEAVWAATAGGARALRRTDVGHLAPGARADLTLLEAPNHLYLAYRPGVPQVAAVWKDGELVAGRP, from the coding sequence ATGAGCGACCTGCCCTCGACGATCCTCGTCGACGACATCGGCACCCTCGTCACCAACGACCCGGCGCTGGGCCGGGGCGCGGTCGGCGAGATCGAGAACGCGGCGCTGGTGGTCGAGAGCGGCCGGATCGCCTGGACCGGGCCCTCCGACCGGGCGCCCGCCGCCGACGCCCGGATCGACGCCGCGGGGCGGTGCGTCCTCCCCGGGTTCGTCGACAGCCACTCGCACATCGTCTTCGCCGGCGACCGCAGCCGTGAGTTCGCCGCCCGGATGAGCGGACGCCCCTACTCCGCCGGCGGTATCCGCACGACCGTGGCCGCCACGCGGGAGGCCTCCGACGCCGAACTGCTCGACGGCGCCCGCCGTCTGGTGCGCGAGGCCGCCGCCCAGGGCACCACCACCCTGGAGGTCAAGTCCGGGTACGGACTCACCGTCGCCGACGAGGAGCGCAGCCTCGCGGTGGCCGAGCGGGTCACCGACGAGGTCACCTTCCTTGGCGCACACGTGGTCGCCCCCGAGTACGCCGACGACCCGCAGGGCTACGTCGACCTCGTCACCGGGCCGATGCTGGAGGCCTGCGCGCCCCACGCCCGGTGGATCGACGTCTTCTGTGAACGCGGCGCCTTCGACGAGGAGGCCTCCCGGCGCGTCCTGACCGCCGGGACGGCGCGCGGGCTGCTGCCGCGCGTGCACGGCAACCAGCTGGGGCACGGCCCCGGTGTGCGGCTCGCGGTGGAGTTGGAGGCCGCCTCGGTCGACCACTGCACCTACCTCGCGCCCGAGGACGTCGACGCTCTGGCCCAGGCCGCCAAGCGCACCGAGCCCACGGTCGCCACCCTGCTCCCGGGGGTGGACTTCTCCACGCGCCAGCCCTATCCCGACGCCCGGGCCCTGGTGGACGCCGGGGCCGTGGTCGCCCTGGCCAGCGACTGCAATCCCGGGTCCTGCTTCACCTCCAGCCTCGCCTTCTGTGTCGCGGTGGCCGTGCGCGACATGGGCCTGACCCCCGACGAGGCCGTCTGGGCGGCCACGGCCGGCGGTGCGCGGGCGCTGCGCCGCACCGACGTGGGCCACCTGGCGCCGGGGGCCCGCGCCGACCTGACCCTGCTGGAGGCGCCCAACCACCTGTACCTGGCCTACCGGCCCGGGGTCCCGCAGGTGGCGGCGGTGTGGAAGGACGGGGAGCTGGTCGCCGGCCGACCCTGA
- a CDS encoding formimidoylglutamate deiminase, whose translation MTAARRLWCEWAWTGSGGGSPEHGVLLETGADGRLSRVEAGVPRPPEAEHLAGLTLPGLANAHSHAFHRALRGRTHTGSGSFWTWREAMYRAADRLDPDRYHRLARAAYAEMALSGVTCVGEFHYLHHGAGGSRYDDPNAMGRALVAAAAEAGVRLTLLDVCYLSGGLDARGEHLPLAGPQLRFGDGSVDAWAERVAALDLADAHARPGAAAHSVRAVPADRLPSVAAFAEERDLPLHVHVSEQPAENSACLAAYGRTPTALLDDSGALTERTSLVHATHLTDADVAAVRRSGATVCLCPTTERDLADGLPRTGDLVPAPLSLGTDQHAQLDMFAEARGVELHERLRTHRRGVLGTGTLLRAATVQGHASLGWPDAGTLTPGARADLVNVALDGVRLAGADPAHSTDAVLYAATAADVRHVMADGRWTVRDGIHTAVPDTAGELDTAIKELLR comes from the coding sequence GTGACCGCCGCCCGCCGCCTGTGGTGCGAGTGGGCCTGGACCGGCTCCGGCGGCGGCTCCCCCGAGCACGGTGTCCTGCTGGAGACCGGCGCGGACGGACGCCTCTCACGTGTCGAGGCCGGTGTTCCGCGTCCCCCGGAGGCGGAGCACCTCGCGGGCCTGACCCTGCCGGGTCTGGCCAACGCCCACTCCCACGCCTTCCACCGGGCCCTGCGCGGGCGCACCCACACCGGCTCGGGGTCGTTCTGGACCTGGCGCGAGGCCATGTACCGCGCCGCCGACCGGCTCGACCCGGACCGCTACCACCGGCTGGCCCGCGCCGCCTACGCGGAGATGGCGCTGTCCGGGGTGACCTGCGTGGGTGAGTTCCACTACCTGCACCACGGTGCCGGCGGCTCCCGTTACGACGACCCCAACGCCATGGGCCGTGCCCTGGTCGCCGCGGCGGCCGAAGCGGGGGTCCGCCTCACCCTGCTGGACGTGTGCTACCTGTCCGGTGGCCTGGACGCCCGCGGCGAGCACCTCCCGCTCGCCGGACCGCAACTGCGGTTCGGCGACGGCTCGGTGGACGCCTGGGCCGAGCGTGTGGCGGCCCTGGACCTGGCGGACGCCCACGCGCGGCCCGGCGCCGCCGCCCACTCGGTGCGCGCGGTCCCCGCCGACCGCCTCCCTAGCGTGGCCGCCTTCGCCGAGGAACGCGACCTGCCCCTGCACGTCCACGTCTCCGAGCAGCCCGCGGAGAACTCGGCCTGCCTGGCCGCCTACGGTCGGACACCCACCGCCCTGCTCGACGACTCCGGTGCCCTGACCGAGCGCACCAGCCTGGTGCACGCCACCCACCTGACCGACGCCGACGTCGCCGCGGTACGCCGGTCCGGTGCGACCGTGTGCCTGTGCCCCACCACCGAACGCGACCTCGCCGACGGCCTGCCGCGGACCGGCGACCTGGTGCCGGCCCCGCTGAGCCTGGGCACCGACCAGCACGCCCAGCTGGACATGTTCGCCGAGGCCAGGGGAGTGGAACTGCACGAGCGGCTGCGCACCCACCGGCGCGGCGTCCTGGGCACCGGCACCCTGCTGCGCGCGGCCACCGTCCAGGGGCACGCCAGCCTGGGCTGGCCGGACGCGGGCACCCTCACTCCGGGAGCCCGGGCCGACCTGGTCAACGTCGCCCTGGACGGCGTACGCCTGGCCGGGGCCGATCCGGCGCACAGCACGGACGCCGTGCTCTACGCGGCCACCGCCGCGGACGTGCGCCACGTCATGGCCGACGGCCGGTGGACCGTCCGCGACGGCATCCACACGGCGGTGCCCGACACCGCCGGCGAACTCGACACGGCGATCAAGGAGCTACTGCGATGA
- a CDS encoding allantoate amidohydrolase: protein MSTPHPVPDSGAFDRLWADLAPVGRDADSGGYHRFSWTGADTDARAWFTEAAAARGLDVRTDRNGNLWAWWGTPGPGAVATGSHLDSVPDGGAFDGPLGVASALAAVDELRRRGVTPARPLALVVFVEEEGGRFGVPCLGSRLTTGEIAPERARGLTDAAGVTWERAMADAGLDPLGLGADPDTLGLLDAFVELHVEQGRALADTSHPVGVGSSIWPHGRWRMDFTGRADHAGTTRLVDRNDPTLPFAHAILAARSLAEAHDARATVAKALITPNGTNAIPSLVRAWLDARAADEDALGAVVEGVREAAQEAAREHGVGLAMTNESRTPLVSFSHELRDRLAAVVGGGLPPSTDTAVPVLPARRPPSSGGASRDGGLPPSTDTAVPVLPARRPPSSGGASRGGGLPPSTDTPVPVLPTGAGHDAGVLAAHVPTAMLYVRNPTGVSHSPGEWARPDDCHAGVTALADVLQDLLARPAGTVAS from the coding sequence GTGAGCACACCGCACCCGGTCCCCGATTCCGGGGCCTTCGACCGGCTCTGGGCCGACCTCGCCCCCGTGGGCCGCGACGCCGACAGCGGCGGCTACCACCGCTTCTCCTGGACGGGCGCCGACACCGACGCGCGCGCCTGGTTCACCGAGGCGGCCGCGGCCCGCGGCCTGGACGTGCGCACCGACCGCAACGGCAACCTGTGGGCCTGGTGGGGCACGCCCGGTCCCGGCGCCGTGGCGACCGGCTCCCACCTGGACAGCGTTCCCGACGGGGGTGCCTTCGACGGCCCCCTCGGTGTGGCCTCGGCCCTGGCGGCCGTCGACGAGCTGCGCCGCCGGGGTGTGACCCCCGCGCGCCCGCTGGCCCTGGTCGTGTTCGTCGAGGAGGAGGGCGGCCGCTTCGGCGTCCCCTGCCTGGGCAGCCGCCTGACCACCGGGGAGATCGCGCCCGAACGGGCCAGGGGCCTCACCGACGCCGCCGGGGTGACCTGGGAGCGGGCGATGGCCGACGCCGGGCTCGACCCGCTGGGCCTCGGCGCCGACCCCGACACCCTCGGCCTGCTCGACGCGTTCGTCGAACTGCACGTGGAACAGGGGCGCGCCCTGGCCGACACCTCGCACCCGGTGGGCGTGGGGAGTTCCATCTGGCCGCACGGGCGGTGGCGGATGGACTTCACCGGTCGCGCCGACCACGCCGGGACCACCCGCCTGGTCGACCGCAACGACCCCACGCTGCCGTTCGCGCACGCGATCCTGGCCGCCCGGTCCCTGGCCGAGGCGCACGACGCCCGCGCCACCGTCGCCAAGGCCCTCATCACCCCCAACGGCACCAACGCCATCCCTTCGTTGGTGCGTGCCTGGCTGGACGCCCGTGCCGCCGACGAGGACGCGCTGGGCGCCGTGGTCGAGGGAGTGCGCGAGGCCGCGCAGGAGGCGGCCCGCGAGCACGGTGTCGGCCTGGCGATGACCAACGAGTCCCGCACGCCGCTGGTCTCGTTCTCGCACGAGCTGCGCGACCGGCTGGCCGCGGTGGTCGGCGGCGGACTTCCACCCTCAACGGACACTGCTGTGCCTGTCCTTCCCGCCCGTCGCCCACCATCGTCCGGGGGCGCTTCGCGGGACGGCGGACTTCCACCCTCAACGGACACTGCCGTGCCTGTCCTTCCCGCCCGTCGCCCACCATCGTCCGGGGGCGCCTCGCGGGGCGGCGGACTTCCACCCTCAACGGACACTCCCGTGCCTGTCCTTCCTACTGGCGCGGGGCACGACGCCGGGGTGCTCGCGGCGCACGTGCCCACCGCGATGCTCTACGTGCGCAACCCCACCGGGGTGTCGCACTCGCCCGGGGAGTGGGCCCGCCCCGACGACTGCCACGCTGGTGTGACCGCCCTGGCCGACGTGCTCCAGGACCTGCTCGCCCGGCCCGCCGGGACGGTGGCGTCGTGA
- the hutU gene encoding urocanate hydratase — translation MSTPRTVRAARGTTLSAKGWPQEAALRMFHNNLDPEVAEHPEDLVVYGGTGKAARDWRSFDRITASLRDLEGDETLLVQSGRPVGIMRTHEWAPRVLIANSNLVGDWANWPEFRRLEAQGLTMYGQMTAGSWIYIGTQGILQGTYETFAAVAAKRFGGSLAGTVTLTAGLGGMGGAQPLAVTMNGGVAIVVECDSSRIDRRIEHRYLDVRADGLDHALELAARARDERRALSIGVLGNAAEVFPDLLARSAPIDIVTDQTSAHDPLAYLPAGVAFEDWKALAAAKPEDFTLRARASMAAHVEAMVGFQDGGAEVFDYGNSIRDEAREGGYARAFDFPGFVPAYIRPLFCEGKGPFRWAALSGDPADIARTDRAVLDLFPDNDHLARWIRMAGERVAFQGLPARICWLGQGERAAAGERFNELVASGEISAPLAIGRDHLDTGSVASPYRETEAMKDGSDAIADWPLLNALVNTSSGASWVSIHHGGGVGMGRSLHAGQVSVADGTELAAAKLERVLTNDPAMGVIRHVDAGYEEAERVAEAQGIRVPMRESGGEHV, via the coding sequence ATGAGCACCCCGCGTACCGTCCGCGCCGCCCGCGGCACCACCCTGTCGGCCAAGGGCTGGCCGCAGGAGGCCGCCCTGCGCATGTTCCACAACAACCTCGACCCCGAGGTGGCCGAGCACCCCGAGGACCTGGTCGTCTACGGCGGCACCGGCAAGGCCGCCCGCGACTGGCGCAGTTTCGACCGCATCACCGCTTCGCTGCGCGACTTGGAGGGCGACGAGACCCTGCTCGTGCAGTCGGGGCGCCCCGTGGGGATCATGCGCACCCACGAGTGGGCGCCGCGCGTGCTCATCGCCAACAGCAACCTCGTGGGGGACTGGGCGAACTGGCCCGAGTTCCGCCGCCTGGAGGCCCAGGGCCTGACCATGTACGGGCAGATGACCGCGGGGTCGTGGATCTACATCGGCACCCAGGGCATCCTCCAGGGCACCTACGAGACCTTCGCCGCCGTGGCCGCCAAGCGGTTCGGGGGCAGTCTGGCCGGGACCGTCACCCTCACCGCGGGCCTGGGCGGCATGGGCGGCGCGCAGCCGCTGGCGGTCACCATGAACGGCGGCGTGGCGATCGTCGTGGAGTGCGACTCCAGCCGTATCGACCGCCGGATCGAGCACCGCTACCTGGACGTGCGGGCCGACGGTCTGGACCACGCGCTCGAACTCGCGGCCCGGGCCCGCGACGAGCGCCGCGCCCTGTCCATCGGTGTCCTGGGCAACGCCGCCGAGGTCTTCCCCGACCTGCTCGCCCGCTCCGCGCCGATCGACATCGTCACCGACCAGACCTCCGCCCACGACCCCCTGGCCTATCTGCCCGCGGGGGTCGCCTTCGAGGACTGGAAGGCCCTGGCCGCGGCCAAGCCCGAGGACTTCACGCTGCGGGCCCGCGCGTCCATGGCGGCGCACGTGGAGGCCATGGTGGGCTTCCAGGACGGGGGCGCCGAGGTCTTCGACTACGGCAACTCCATCCGCGACGAGGCGCGTGAGGGCGGCTACGCGCGCGCCTTCGACTTCCCCGGCTTCGTGCCGGCCTACATCCGCCCCCTGTTCTGTGAGGGCAAGGGCCCGTTCCGGTGGGCCGCGCTGTCCGGTGACCCCGCCGACATCGCCCGCACCGACCGGGCCGTCCTCGACCTGTTCCCCGACAACGACCACCTCGCCCGGTGGATCCGGATGGCGGGTGAGCGGGTCGCCTTCCAGGGCCTGCCCGCCCGCATCTGCTGGCTCGGCCAGGGTGAGCGGGCGGCCGCGGGTGAGCGCTTCAACGAGCTCGTCGCCTCGGGGGAGATCTCCGCGCCGCTGGCGATCGGCCGCGACCACCTGGACACCGGATCGGTGGCCTCGCCCTACCGCGAGACCGAGGCGATGAAGGACGGATCGGACGCGATCGCCGACTGGCCGCTGCTGAACGCTCTGGTCAACACCTCCTCCGGGGCCTCCTGGGTGTCGATCCACCACGGCGGCGGCGTCGGTATGGGCCGGTCCCTGCACGCGGGCCAGGTCAGCGTCGCCGACGGCACCGAGCTGGCCGCCGCCAAGCTGGAGCGGGTGCTCACCAACGACCCCGCCATGGGCGTGATCCGGCACGTCGACGCCGGCTACGAGGAGGCCGAGCGCGTGGCCGAGGCGCAGGGCATCCGCGTCCCCATGCGCGAGAGCGGCGGGGAGCACGTGTGA
- the hutH gene encoding histidine ammonia-lyase yields the protein MSTAVPSVNVGGAPLTPAQVLDVARNGARVTISEETRKAVRHGRERVESLARGEVPAYGVSTGFGALATRHIAPDLRARLQRSLIRSHAAGAGPEVEREVVRALMLLRLRTLASGNTGVEVTTVETLAALLNAGITPVVHEYGSLGCSGDLAPLSHVALALMGEGRVRDAAGEPVAAYTALHAAGIRPVELGAKEGLALINGTDGMLGMLAIACEDLARLLKVVDITAAMSVEALLGTDRVFAAELQRMRPHPGQAASAANLTALLADSPIVASHRGPDCHRVQDAYSLRCAPQVAGAARDTLDHALLVAGRELDSVIDNPVVLDDGRVESNGNFHGAPVAYVLDFLAIAVADTASIAERRTDRMLDVSRSHGLPAFLADDPGVDSGHMIAQYTQAAIVSELKRLAVPSSVDSIPSSAMQEDHVSMGWSAARKLRRAVDGLTTVLAVELLTAARALDLRSPLEPGPATGAVVRAVREHVQGPGPDRHLSPEIAAVAALVADGTVVEAAESVTPLS from the coding sequence ATGTCCACAGCAGTTCCTTCCGTCAACGTCGGCGGTGCTCCGCTCACCCCGGCCCAGGTCCTCGACGTCGCCCGCAACGGCGCCCGCGTCACCATCAGCGAGGAGACCCGCAAGGCCGTCCGCCACGGCCGCGAACGGGTCGAGTCCCTGGCCCGGGGCGAGGTGCCCGCCTACGGCGTCAGTACCGGCTTCGGTGCCCTGGCGACCCGCCACATCGCACCCGACCTGCGCGCCCGGCTGCAGCGGTCGCTGATCCGCTCCCACGCCGCCGGGGCCGGCCCCGAGGTGGAGCGCGAGGTCGTGCGCGCCCTGATGCTGCTGCGCCTGCGCACGCTGGCCTCGGGCAACACCGGCGTGGAGGTCACCACCGTCGAGACCCTCGCGGCCCTGCTCAACGCCGGAATCACGCCGGTCGTGCACGAGTACGGCAGCCTGGGCTGCTCCGGAGACCTGGCGCCGCTCTCGCACGTGGCGCTGGCGCTCATGGGCGAGGGCCGGGTCCGCGACGCCGCCGGTGAGCCCGTTGCCGCCTACACCGCGCTGCACGCGGCCGGGATCCGTCCGGTCGAGCTGGGCGCCAAGGAGGGCCTGGCACTGATCAACGGTACCGACGGCATGCTCGGCATGCTGGCCATCGCGTGCGAGGACCTGGCCCGGCTGCTCAAGGTCGTCGACATCACCGCCGCCATGAGCGTGGAGGCGCTCCTGGGCACCGACCGGGTGTTCGCCGCCGAACTCCAGCGGATGCGGCCCCATCCCGGCCAGGCCGCCTCCGCCGCCAACCTCACCGCGCTGCTGGCCGACTCGCCGATCGTCGCCTCCCACCGCGGCCCCGACTGCCACCGGGTCCAGGACGCCTACTCGCTGCGCTGCGCCCCACAGGTCGCCGGTGCCGCGCGCGACACCCTCGACCACGCGCTCCTGGTCGCCGGGCGCGAACTCGACAGCGTGATCGACAACCCCGTGGTCCTGGACGACGGTCGCGTGGAGTCCAACGGCAACTTCCACGGCGCGCCCGTGGCCTACGTCCTGGACTTCCTGGCGATCGCGGTCGCCGACACCGCATCCATCGCCGAGCGGCGCACCGACCGGATGCTCGACGTGTCCCGCTCCCACGGTCTGCCCGCCTTCCTGGCCGACGACCCCGGAGTGGACTCCGGGCACATGATCGCCCAGTACACCCAGGCCGCGATCGTCTCCGAGCTCAAGCGCCTGGCCGTGCCCTCGAGCGTCGACTCCATTCCCAGCTCCGCCATGCAGGAGGACCACGTGTCCATGGGCTGGTCGGCCGCGCGCAAGCTGCGCCGCGCCGTGGACGGGCTCACCACCGTGCTCGCCGTGGAGCTGCTCACCGCCGCCCGGGCACTGGACCTGCGCTCGCCGCTGGAACCCGGGCCGGCGACCGGAGCCGTCGTCCGCGCCGTGCGCGAGCACGTCCAGGGGCCGGGCCCCGACCGCCACCTGTCCCCGGAGATCGCCGCCGTCGCCGCCCTGGTCGCCGACGGCACCGTCGTCGAGGCCGCCGAGTCGGTCACCCCTTTGTCCTGA